Proteins from a single region of Coriobacteriia bacterium:
- a CDS encoding phosphohydrolase: protein MAVTPPVGGCPGQDRRFLTASLHKCPECGYEVEMFSDEQRAICRKCRTEVSRESAPSCIQWCASARECIGEERWRALFSGEET, encoded by the coding sequence ATGGCGGTGACCCCACCCGTGGGCGGCTGCCCCGGACAGGACAGGCGTTTCCTCACGGCGAGCCTTCACAAGTGTCCGGAGTGCGGATACGAGGTGGAGATGTTCTCCGACGAGCAGAGGGCCATCTGCCGGAAGTGCCGGACCGAGGTGTCGCGGGAGAGCGCGCCGAGTTGCATCCAGTGGTGCGCGTCGGCCCGTGAGTGCATCGGCGAGGAGCGTTGGCGCGCCCTGTTCTCGGGCGAGGAGACGTGA
- a CDS encoding GNAT family N-acetyltransferase — MIRPCSPDESDTVLGVINAAAEAYRGVIPRDRWHEPYMTAEHLGGEIASGVRFFGLEESGELLGVMGIQDVERSGAPGVTLIRHAYVRPDAQRRGVGGRLLAHLRALAERPILVGTWADACWAVAFYERNGFRRVTREETARLLRTYWDIPERQAETSVVLAEEGAG; from the coding sequence ATGATCCGCCCCTGCAGCCCGGACGAGTCCGACACGGTCCTCGGCGTCATCAACGCCGCCGCCGAGGCGTACCGCGGCGTGATCCCGCGGGACCGCTGGCACGAGCCGTACATGACCGCGGAGCACCTCGGCGGCGAGATCGCCTCCGGCGTGCGGTTCTTCGGGCTCGAGGAGTCCGGCGAGCTCCTCGGCGTGATGGGCATCCAGGACGTCGAGCGCTCCGGCGCCCCTGGCGTCACCCTCATCCGTCACGCGTACGTGCGGCCCGACGCGCAGCGCCGCGGCGTCGGCGGGCGCCTGCTCGCGCACCTGCGTGCTCTCGCGGAGCGGCCGATCCTCGTCGGTACGTGGGCCGACGCGTGCTGGGCGGTCGCGTTCTACGAGCGCAACGGGTTCCGCCGCGTGACGCGCGAGGAGACCGCGAGGCTGCTGCGCACCTACTGGGACATCCCCGAGCGGCAGGCGGAGACGTCGGTCGTGCTCGCGGAGGAGGGCGCCGGATGA
- a CDS encoding SpoIIE family protein phosphatase, which yields MQPLAEVLETLDQVLGGSPDLVMVVTPEHEFAYANRAVGRVTGRPEEVAGKSWRELGVPPDVMARFFRRIDAVVRSHQPSKGEMRTPPELGSRCFEYSFSPVCSREGELLAVACIVHDVTEERVMQEELERALGRAELLQRVALATSEGMSLEEVAEEILCAIRDSLGLCAGDISVYDADEERLRMVACFGYAEPMLWRLRVHPLNESNLLTIRAIRERRTLSHEDEELAPEQAPMVNTRYVTMPLFFRGELVGTCSLGFQGRRPFAEDEMELFDVLSVVIARAVENARIIELERRTSETLQEAYMRRPTEIPGVGFEDEYVSAGTVSRIAGDFYDLFPLDDGHVAVAIGDVAGKGLKAAALTTVVKATLRTHLYEGDTPEVAAEKANEMIWRSSGPEVFATAFIGILDTADGRLSYCNAGHPPALLKRAGGSVEELLAASPILGAFRDLRWDCRYERMGPGDVLLLYTDGVTEAECDGGRYGEERLRSLLERWHGGVEGLPDEVLAAVRECNGELRDDAAVLALRLAEDSAPGASAPPPTAG from the coding sequence GTGCAGCCGCTCGCCGAAGTGCTCGAGACGCTCGACCAGGTCCTCGGGGGGTCGCCGGACCTGGTGATGGTCGTGACCCCCGAGCACGAGTTCGCCTACGCCAACCGCGCCGTGGGTCGGGTCACCGGCCGACCGGAGGAGGTCGCGGGCAAGTCGTGGCGGGAACTGGGCGTGCCGCCCGACGTGATGGCGCGGTTCTTCCGCCGTATCGACGCCGTCGTGCGGTCCCACCAGCCGAGCAAGGGCGAGATGCGCACGCCGCCCGAGCTCGGGTCCCGGTGTTTCGAGTACTCCTTCAGCCCGGTGTGCTCACGCGAGGGCGAGCTGCTGGCGGTGGCGTGCATCGTCCATGACGTGACCGAGGAACGCGTGATGCAAGAGGAGCTCGAGCGCGCCCTCGGCCGCGCCGAGCTGCTGCAGCGCGTGGCGCTCGCCACGAGCGAGGGTATGTCGCTGGAGGAGGTCGCCGAGGAGATCCTCTGCGCGATCAGGGACTCCCTCGGGCTCTGCGCCGGCGACATCTCGGTGTACGACGCGGACGAGGAGCGCCTCCGGATGGTCGCCTGCTTCGGGTACGCGGAGCCGATGCTCTGGCGACTGCGGGTCCACCCCCTGAACGAGTCGAACCTCCTCACAATCCGCGCCATCCGCGAGCGCCGGACGCTCTCCCACGAGGACGAGGAGCTCGCGCCCGAGCAGGCGCCCATGGTGAACACGCGCTACGTGACCATGCCGCTGTTCTTCCGAGGAGAACTCGTCGGGACGTGCAGCCTCGGCTTCCAAGGGCGCCGGCCGTTCGCCGAGGACGAGATGGAGCTCTTCGACGTCCTGAGCGTCGTGATCGCGCGCGCGGTGGAGAACGCGCGGATCATCGAGCTCGAGCGGCGCACCTCCGAGACCCTGCAGGAGGCGTACATGCGCCGCCCCACGGAGATCCCCGGCGTCGGGTTCGAGGACGAGTACGTCTCGGCGGGCACCGTCTCGCGCATCGCCGGGGACTTCTACGACCTGTTCCCGCTCGACGACGGACACGTGGCCGTCGCGATAGGCGACGTCGCCGGGAAGGGTCTGAAGGCCGCCGCTCTCACGACCGTGGTCAAGGCCACTCTGCGGACGCACCTCTACGAGGGCGACACGCCTGAGGTGGCGGCCGAGAAGGCGAACGAGATGATCTGGCGCTCGTCGGGACCGGAGGTGTTCGCCACGGCCTTCATCGGCATCCTCGACACGGCGGACGGTCGCCTGTCGTACTGCAACGCCGGACACCCGCCGGCTCTGCTGAAGCGCGCCGGCGGCAGCGTGGAGGAACTGCTCGCCGCCTCGCCCATCCTCGGCGCGTTCCGGGACCTCCGGTGGGACTGCCGCTACGAGCGGATGGGGCCGGGCGACGTGCTGCTGCTGTACACCGACGGCGTCACCGAGGCCGAGTGCGACGGCGGCCGCTACGGGGAGGAGCGCCTTCGCTCGCTGCTCGAGAGGTGGCACGGCGGGGTGGAGGGGCTGCCCGACGAGGTGCTCGCGGCCGTGAGGGAGTGCAACGGCGAGTTGCGCGACGACGCCGCGGTGCTGGCGCTCCGGCTGGCCGAGGACTCGGCGCCGGGCGCCTCCGCGCCGCCTCCGACGGCCGGTTGA
- a CDS encoding glycerophosphodiester phosphodiesterase, producing MRLPWALIALAAALLALVAAYWFATGGMPPRGQMPGWLTRKPIAHRGLHSGDARRPENSIAAFRAAAEAGYPVELDVHLTADGHVVVIHDDSLERMTGDPRRVEDARLEEIRRLRLLGTEERLPTLGEALAEIDGRVPVLVEIKNRGGAGRLEDAVTEELDGYEGEAAVMSFNPFSLARVAERAPDLPRGQLSGTFAGEDVAVHKRFVLRHLLTNWKGRPDFVAYELDGLPRLGVKLQRLRGRPVLAWTAEDPESFERAEALADNVIFDPGALP from the coding sequence GTGCGCCTTCCCTGGGCCCTCATCGCCCTCGCCGCCGCCCTGCTCGCCCTCGTCGCGGCCTACTGGTTCGCAACGGGGGGCATGCCCCCGCGCGGGCAGATGCCCGGCTGGCTGACCCGGAAGCCGATAGCGCACCGCGGGCTGCACAGCGGCGATGCGCGGCGTCCGGAGAACTCGATCGCGGCGTTCCGCGCCGCGGCCGAGGCCGGATACCCGGTCGAGCTCGACGTTCACCTCACCGCCGACGGGCACGTCGTCGTCATCCACGACGACTCCCTCGAGCGCATGACCGGCGACCCGCGGCGCGTGGAGGACGCGCGCCTCGAGGAGATCCGGCGACTGCGGCTGCTCGGCACCGAGGAGCGCCTCCCGACCCTGGGCGAGGCGCTCGCCGAGATCGACGGCCGTGTGCCGGTCCTGGTCGAGATCAAGAACCGGGGCGGCGCCGGCCGACTGGAGGACGCGGTGACCGAGGAGCTCGACGGCTACGAGGGCGAGGCGGCGGTCATGTCGTTCAACCCGTTCTCGCTCGCCCGCGTGGCCGAGCGCGCCCCGGACCTCCCCCGAGGACAGCTCTCCGGGACGTTCGCCGGCGAGGACGTCGCCGTCCACAAGCGCTTCGTCCTGCGACACCTCCTGACGAACTGGAAGGGCCGCCCGGACTTCGTCGCTTACGAGCTCGACGGGCTGCCGCGCCTCGGCGTGAAGCTGCAACGGCTTCGCGGCCGCCCGGTGCTCGCCTGGACCGCGGAGGACCCCGAGTCCTTCGAGCGCGCCGAGGCGCTGGCCGACAACGTCATCTTCGACCCCGGCGCCCTGCCGTAG
- a CDS encoding antibiotic biosynthesis monooxygenase has translation MTVYTSGDWLVMPGHEQEFVDAWLEFAHQSNTEFGQGGWGMLLRDKDEPRHFISVGSWPDERAVEQWRASHTFRHGVESVRIHVEDMTIRTLDHAAEVGRVATRA, from the coding sequence ATGACCGTCTACACGTCGGGGGACTGGCTCGTGATGCCCGGGCACGAGCAGGAGTTCGTGGATGCCTGGCTCGAGTTCGCCCACCAGAGCAACACGGAGTTCGGGCAGGGCGGCTGGGGGATGCTCCTGCGCGACAAGGACGAGCCGAGGCACTTCATCAGCGTCGGGTCGTGGCCCGACGAGCGGGCCGTCGAGCAGTGGCGCGCGAGCCACACCTTCAGGCACGGGGTGGAGTCCGTCCGCATCCACGTCGAGGACATGACCATACGCACGCTGGACCACGCCGCGGAGGTCGGCCGGGTGGCGACGCGCGCGTAG
- a CDS encoding fructose 1,6-bisphosphatase encodes MGRKITLSVIKADIGGWVGHSSVHPEVSAVAEERLRAAARDGLILDGQRGCVGDDTALIMTHEHGVDDSRLHEYAWDTFVQMTEVAKRLGQYGAGQDLLAEAFSGNCRGLGPGCAELEMEVRPSEPVMIFLADKTEPGAWNLPLYKMFADPFNTAGLVIDPSMHDGFLFEVHDLFESKKVLFDCPGEIHDMLVYIGAPSRYVIKHVLRKSDRAVAASTSTQRLSLIAGRYVGKDDPVMIVRCQSGLPAVGEALEPFAFPHTVAGWMRGSHHGPLMPVSWSDDTPSRFDGPPRVVGYGFQITTDGTLGQPRDMLGDISFDNARRRALDIADYLRQHGPFEPHRLSLDELEYTTMPQVSEKLADRFEPIEAPAKEKAPTGARTGA; translated from the coding sequence ATGGGCCGGAAGATCACGTTGAGCGTCATCAAGGCGGACATCGGGGGGTGGGTCGGACACTCGAGCGTGCATCCCGAGGTCTCGGCCGTCGCCGAGGAGAGGCTGCGCGCCGCCGCGCGCGACGGGCTGATCCTCGACGGGCAGCGCGGATGCGTGGGCGACGACACGGCGCTCATCATGACGCACGAGCACGGCGTCGACGACAGTCGCCTGCATGAGTACGCGTGGGACACGTTCGTTCAGATGACCGAGGTCGCCAAGCGCCTCGGCCAGTACGGAGCGGGACAGGACCTGCTGGCGGAGGCGTTCTCGGGCAACTGCCGCGGGCTCGGTCCGGGATGCGCGGAGCTCGAGATGGAGGTGCGCCCGAGCGAGCCGGTCATGATCTTCCTCGCCGACAAGACGGAGCCCGGGGCGTGGAACCTGCCGCTCTACAAGATGTTCGCCGACCCCTTCAACACGGCGGGTCTGGTGATCGACCCGAGCATGCACGACGGGTTCCTCTTCGAGGTACACGACCTCTTCGAGAGCAAGAAGGTGCTGTTCGACTGCCCGGGCGAGATCCACGACATGCTCGTCTACATCGGCGCTCCGAGCCGCTACGTCATCAAACACGTCCTCCGCAAGAGCGACCGGGCGGTGGCCGCCTCGACGTCGACGCAGCGCCTCAGCCTCATCGCCGGGCGCTACGTCGGCAAGGACGACCCGGTGATGATCGTGCGCTGCCAGAGCGGCCTGCCCGCCGTCGGCGAGGCGCTCGAGCCCTTCGCGTTCCCGCACACCGTCGCCGGTTGGATGCGCGGATCGCACCACGGCCCGCTGATGCCGGTCTCGTGGTCCGACGATACCCCGAGCCGCTTCGACGGCCCGCCGCGGGTGGTCGGGTACGGCTTCCAGATCACCACCGACGGCACGCTGGGCCAGCCTCGCGACATGCTCGGCGACATCAGCTTCGACAACGCGCGTCGCCGCGCGCTCGACATTGCCGACTACCTGCGGCAGCACGGACCCTTCGAGCCGCACCGCCTGTCGCTCGACGAGCTCGAGTACACGACGATGCCGCAGGTGAGCGAGAAGCTGGCGGACAGGTTCGAGCCCATCGAGGCCCCCGCCAAGGAGAAGGCGCCCACCGGGGCACGGACGGGTGCGTGA
- a CDS encoding DUF4445 domain-containing protein, whose product MTAAFVRFGEGGPAVRVPVGVTLREAASAAGVTLDAPCGGLGRCGRCRVRVSGAVGPPDPTERSLLIAEELAAGVRLACRARVDGDAVVAPPAREGLRALDFGVSAALVVEPPEERGLPAEGPALGAAVDIGTTTVACLLAELRTGTVLGTAAALNPQVAEGHDVMSRVGAALGGKAAELKAAATGAVEGLALGLLRDSGTGPEALLEMVVAGNTAMLGLFLGEDVSPLSASPYQGAFVASTAREARSLGMPALRRCRVLTLPGASAFVGADLTAGLLATGLAGRDETAVLVDLGTNGEMLLRAPGVMIATSAAAGPALEGATVSCGMRAEAGAIERVEWASGDLAFTTIAEERPAGLCGSGLLDLVAVLLEAGALDSSGRLAPAPGGALGRRVTEAGGRTAIRLAGGTLLTQGDVRQVQLAKGAVRAGLDLLLAEARVDAGEIARVLVAGGFGLHVRPSALTRMGLLPAVWEDRVVFAGNTALSGALRALLSASARAEADALASSVRTLDPAAHPEFQRRFIERLALERDADRPRCGERAGEGPATVP is encoded by the coding sequence GTGACCGCTGCCTTCGTCAGGTTCGGTGAGGGTGGGCCCGCCGTGCGCGTGCCCGTCGGCGTCACCCTGCGCGAGGCCGCGTCCGCGGCCGGCGTCACACTGGACGCGCCCTGCGGCGGACTCGGGCGCTGCGGCAGGTGCCGCGTGAGGGTCTCCGGGGCCGTGGGGCCGCCCGATCCGACCGAGCGCTCGCTGCTCATCGCCGAGGAGCTCGCAGCCGGGGTGCGCCTCGCGTGCCGGGCGCGGGTGGACGGCGACGCCGTGGTGGCGCCGCCGGCGCGAGAGGGCTTGCGCGCGCTCGACTTCGGGGTGAGCGCGGCGCTCGTGGTCGAGCCCCCCGAGGAGCGCGGACTTCCCGCCGAGGGTCCGGCGTTGGGCGCGGCCGTGGACATCGGCACGACGACGGTCGCCTGCCTGCTCGCGGAGTTGCGCACCGGCACCGTCCTCGGCACCGCTGCCGCGCTCAACCCGCAGGTAGCCGAGGGACACGACGTCATGAGCCGCGTGGGCGCGGCGCTCGGAGGCAAGGCCGCCGAGCTGAAGGCCGCCGCGACCGGGGCCGTGGAGGGACTCGCGCTCGGGCTGCTGCGGGATTCCGGTACGGGACCCGAGGCGCTGCTCGAGATGGTGGTGGCGGGCAACACGGCGATGCTCGGCCTCTTCCTCGGCGAGGACGTCTCCCCTCTCTCCGCCTCGCCGTATCAAGGAGCGTTCGTGGCCTCGACGGCCCGTGAGGCGCGCTCCCTCGGCATGCCCGCCCTGCGGCGGTGCCGCGTCCTCACGCTCCCGGGCGCGTCGGCCTTCGTCGGGGCGGACTTGACGGCGGGCCTGCTGGCCACGGGGCTCGCCGGCCGGGATGAGACGGCCGTCCTCGTCGACCTCGGCACGAACGGGGAGATGCTCCTGCGGGCGCCGGGCGTCATGATCGCTACGTCCGCCGCCGCGGGTCCGGCGCTGGAGGGCGCGACCGTCTCCTGCGGCATGCGCGCCGAGGCCGGCGCGATCGAGCGCGTCGAGTGGGCCTCCGGCGACCTCGCGTTCACCACGATCGCCGAGGAGCGGCCGGCCGGCCTCTGCGGCAGCGGCCTTCTCGACCTGGTCGCCGTCCTGCTGGAGGCCGGGGCGCTCGATTCCTCCGGTCGCCTCGCGCCTGCGCCCGGCGGTGCGCTCGGCCGGCGGGTGACGGAAGCCGGCGGCCGGACCGCGATCCGTCTCGCCGGCGGCACGCTCCTCACCCAGGGCGACGTACGGCAGGTCCAGCTCGCGAAGGGTGCGGTGCGGGCCGGTCTCGACCTGCTGCTGGCCGAGGCGCGCGTGGACGCCGGCGAGATCGCGCGGGTGCTGGTCGCCGGGGGCTTCGGCCTCCACGTGCGGCCCTCGGCGCTCACTCGGATGGGACTGCTGCCCGCCGTCTGGGAGGACCGGGTCGTCTTCGCCGGCAACACCGCCCTCTCCGGGGCCCTCCGCGCGCTGCTGAGCGCCTCGGCGCGCGCGGAAGCCGACGCGCTGGCGAGCTCCGTTCGAACGCTCGATCCGGCCGCCCACCCGGAGTTCCAGCGGCGCTTCATCGAGCGCCTCGCGCTCGAGCGGGACGCCGACCGACCCCGGTGCGGCGAGAGGGCCGGGGAAGGTCCGGCGACCGTCCCCTAG
- a CDS encoding radical SAM protein: MIDHVAMAEAYEQGRFYALQLEVNDACEQACAYCYMNALPDVQSMLADDEVLGVLSDAADAGFSAIEWLGGEPLDRPGVFGLMERARELGLRNNVWTGGLPLARPGVAERVAELAEGALVSVHLSTLDRALYERLHPGRSAGDIGTILAGVERLLALGYPSGRMLDSVTFTGAQPAEDLIATIDAFEGRYGIRTSLNVYHTYLRPGYDPGELARFVPQPEEVRRVHRRYERQWGGPMPMNCVDKRYCSTTVAVLNDGAVTSCATIRDGVGGIREEGGLAAVLGARREALTLAALKDAANLPEGCAECGMSEDCWGCRSRAYAAGRGVLGKDPRCYRSG; the protein is encoded by the coding sequence ATGATCGACCACGTCGCGATGGCGGAGGCGTACGAGCAGGGCCGCTTCTACGCGCTGCAGCTCGAGGTCAACGACGCCTGCGAGCAGGCCTGCGCGTACTGCTACATGAACGCGCTGCCCGACGTCCAGAGCATGCTCGCCGACGACGAGGTCCTCGGCGTGCTGTCCGACGCCGCCGACGCGGGCTTCAGCGCGATCGAGTGGCTCGGCGGCGAGCCGCTGGACCGCCCGGGGGTCTTCGGGCTGATGGAGCGGGCGCGGGAGCTCGGGTTGCGCAACAACGTCTGGACGGGCGGGCTGCCGCTCGCCCGCCCCGGCGTCGCCGAGCGGGTGGCCGAGCTCGCCGAGGGAGCGCTCGTGTCGGTGCACCTCTCGACGCTCGACCGGGCGCTCTACGAGCGGCTCCACCCCGGCCGCTCCGCCGGGGACATCGGCACGATCCTCGCCGGCGTCGAGCGCCTGCTGGCCCTCGGGTACCCCTCCGGGCGGATGCTGGACTCGGTGACGTTCACCGGTGCGCAGCCCGCCGAGGACCTGATCGCCACCATCGACGCGTTCGAGGGCCGCTACGGCATCCGCACGTCGCTGAACGTCTACCACACCTACCTCAGGCCCGGGTACGACCCCGGCGAGCTGGCGCGGTTCGTCCCGCAGCCCGAGGAGGTCCGCCGTGTCCACCGCCGCTACGAGCGCCAGTGGGGCGGGCCGATGCCGATGAACTGCGTCGACAAGCGGTACTGCTCGACCACCGTCGCGGTGCTCAACGACGGCGCCGTGACGTCCTGCGCCACCATCCGTGACGGCGTAGGCGGCATCCGCGAGGAGGGCGGGCTCGCCGCCGTGCTCGGCGCGCGGCGCGAGGCGCTCACGCTCGCGGCGCTCAAGGACGCGGCCAACCTGCCCGAGGGGTGCGCGGAGTGCGGGATGTCCGAGGACTGCTGGGGCTGCCGTTCGCGCGCGTACGCGGCGGGGAGGGGGGTCCTCGGCAAGGACCCGAGGTGCTACCGGTCGGGCTGA